In one Rhea pennata isolate bPtePen1 unplaced genomic scaffold, bPtePen1.pri scaffold_33, whole genome shotgun sequence genomic region, the following are encoded:
- the LOC134154692 gene encoding transmembrane protein 209-like: MAPGAACGRNCSSDVTSARPIVGGGCEQISAASLLDRTVKIRREAEERKVVWAWGLLNMSVGGMIYTDMTGKLISSYYNIAFWPLWYIELALVSLFSLNALFDFWMYFKYTMAPTTLVMTRRQQILLGMQNAAVQIIPAHELAAKKVPSSTPSPRVQGQTVLSYSPSRPFRASPKFTSGCISGYSPQRQALSSNSASYSSALTYSPSSSYSKLSRFSSSPTGSPYASSVGPVESTGLRSRYHFSPMRYNSRMSQDDEITDRKSLQKYLRSKEEKQRRLQLGTSCSSSPSSSPTFWNYSRSLVEQAQVLRKYQYQVACMPQAPSAHKDEARLSSPLTAEEVWARVIVNRRQLDYLDSWTARFRSWINETILVPLVQEIESVSSQLRRMGYPEMQVGASISNLKQAALVKAPVMPTLYAVMQYLDIAANQEYLVERVKELSQGGYMSSFRWNRGGDFKGRKWDADLPTDCAILMHIFCTYLDARLPPSPKYPDGRTFTAQHFVQTPDKPDITNENVFCIYQSNINPPHYELIYHRQVYNLPEGRNNMFHTLLMFLYIIKTKESGMLGRVNFGASGVNVLGVFGE, translated from the exons aTGGCGCCTGGCGCCGCTTGCGGCCGG AACTGCTCCAGTGACGTCACGTCCGCGCGACCAATcgttggaggcggctgcg aacagatttctgcagcttcgcTCCTTGACAGGACTGTGAAGATTAGGAGGGAGGCTGAAGAGCGGAAAGTGGTCTGGGCCTGGGGCCTCCTTAATATGTCTGTTGGGGGGATGATATATACTGACAT gactgGAAAACTTATAAGTTCCTATTACAACATCGCATTTTGGCCGCTCTGGTATATTG agcttgcgcttgtatccctgttcagtctgaatgccttatttgatttttggatgtacTTCAAGTACACAATGGCACCAACTACCTTGGTCATGACTCGTAGACAGCAGATCCTTCTAGGGATGCAGAATGCAG CGGTACAAATAATTCCAGCACATGAGCTGGCAGCGAAGAAAGTCCCTTCTTCTACGCCTTCTCCTAGAGTCCAGGGTCAAACTGTGCTGAGTTACAGCCCATCCCGGCCCTTCAGGGCCAGTCCAAAGTTTACTTCTGGTTGTATCTCAGGGTACAGCCCTCAGCGGCAGGCTCTGTCAAGCAACAGCGCTTCTTATAGCAGTGCTTTAACCTATTcaccaagcagcagctacagtaaG ctttccagATTCAGCTCTTCTCCTACTGGTTCACCATATGCCTCAAGTGTTGGGCCAGTGGAAAGCACCGGGCTAAGGTCTCGTTACCACTTTTCACCAATGCGGTATAATTCCCGTATGAGTCAAGATGATGAAATCACAGACcgcaagtcactgcaaaagtaccttcgaagcaaagaagagaaacagcgtAGACTTCAATTGGGTAC ttcatgttccagctctccttccagcagcccaaCCTTTTGGAACTACAGCCGTTCCTTAGTAGAGCAAGCACAGGTGCTGAGAAAGTACCAGTATCAGGTGGCTTGCATGCCCCAAGCTCCATCAGCACACAAGGACGAAGCTCGTCTGagctctccactgactgcagaagaa GTTTGGGCAAGGGTGATCGTGAATCGACGACAGCTTGATTACCTGGATTCCTGGACCGCTAGGTTCAGAAGT tggattaatgagactattttagtgccacttgtacaagagattgagtctgtgagcagtcagctgagaagaatggggtacccagaaatgcaggttggag CCAGCAtcagcaatctgaaacaagcagcgCTTGTTAAAGCTCCAGTCATGCCAACTCTGTACGCTgtaatgcagtatttggatattgCAGCGAACCAAGAGTATTTGGTGGAAAGGGTCAAAG agctttctcagggaggATACATGAGCTCATTCCGatggaacagaggaggagatttcaAGGGCCGTAAGTGGGATGCTGACTTGCCCACTGACTgtgct atccTTATGCACATATTCTGCACTTACCTCGATGCCAGACTGCCCCCTAGCCCCAAATACCCTGATGGCAGAACCTTCACTGCCCAACACTTTGTTCAAACACCAGATAAACCAG acattacaaatgaaaatgtattttgcatctaccAAAGCAACATCAATCCACCCCACTATGAGCTGATCTACCACCGCCAGGTCTACAATCTGCCCGAG ggcagaaacaacatgttccatacattgcttatgtttctgtacatcataaagacaaaagaatctggGATGCTTGG gcgAGTGAATTTTGGTGCATCAGGAGTCAACGTTCTAGGGGTGTTTGGAGAGTAA